In the genome of Pseudomonas sp. LBUM920, one region contains:
- a CDS encoding CsbD family protein produces MKSEQVKGAVEKVAGKAQGFLGDLTGDEHLQAEGVARQAAGQLQQTYGDALDTVSDFTRNKPLATVAVVAGVGLLVGLLLRRR; encoded by the coding sequence ATGAAAAGCGAACAAGTCAAAGGCGCCGTCGAGAAAGTTGCAGGCAAGGCCCAGGGTTTTCTTGGCGACCTGACCGGTGATGAGCATTTGCAAGCCGAAGGCGTTGCGCGCCAGGCCGCCGGGCAACTGCAGCAGACCTATGGCGATGCGCTGGATACGGTCAGTGATTTCACCCGCAACAAACCGCTGGCTACCGTCGCTGTCGTCGCCGGTGTAGGCCTGCTGGTGGGCCTGTTGCTGCGCCGTCGTTGA
- a CDS encoding RcnB family protein produces the protein MKSKTLAACLLLTAGLSTASFVVQAGDTPQETVKPSSINARDLKEGDRAPDMLMRKESAVSDWKKRGLKQPEEDSQWARVGDKFVLLKTTNGTILEITPVKK, from the coding sequence ATGAAGTCCAAAACCCTAGCTGCTTGCCTGTTGCTGACCGCGGGCCTGTCCACCGCCAGCTTTGTCGTGCAGGCCGGTGATACCCCGCAGGAAACGGTGAAGCCTTCGAGTATCAACGCGCGCGATTTGAAAGAAGGCGACCGCGCCCCGGACATGCTGATGCGCAAGGAATCGGCGGTCAGCGACTGGAAGAAACGCGGCCTCAAGCAACCCGAAGAAGACAGCCAATGGGCGCGCGTGGGTGACAAGTTCGTGCTGCTCAAAACCACCAACGGCACGATTCTCGAGATCACGCCCGTCAAGAAATGA
- a CDS encoding PAS domain S-box protein yields the protein MTQDVLAKETNRRQLQQIISGLSDGVILAEVDQTILWANEAALTMHGVSEIEALGVNTAQYAKRFALRYRNNHPLPLDSYPLSRVAAGEEFSDVVVEVTPAADENRSWVHRLRSLVLTDTQGEPELLVLILSDATEWASAEQRFEKTFNANPAPAVICRLSDLRYIKVNQGFLEMTGYSRDQVIGRSVYELDVLEQAERKDLAIQRLGEGATIPQMQAELRLPEGGSKLVIVAGQPLDMNEEDCMLFSFTDLEPRRKAEIALRQSEERFAKSFRLTPVPTLVCSAANRQVVDINEAFMNITGYTSEELIGKTIEDIHFIDNPQAGAQLFATLEKAGNLDGLDLKVRKKGSEVIDCVVSADTVLIQDVPCYLLVMMNITERKRSELELVAAIEEVMQDASWFSQTLIEKLANAKSVNSPNLPNVAFTDLTARERDVLGLICEGLADKEIASRLKLAPNTVRNHVATVYSKLGVHSRSAAIVWARERGLFAGELRVKSKK from the coding sequence ATGACCCAGGACGTTCTTGCCAAAGAAACCAACCGCCGCCAATTGCAGCAGATCATCTCCGGATTGTCCGACGGCGTGATCCTGGCCGAGGTTGACCAGACCATCCTCTGGGCCAACGAAGCGGCGTTGACCATGCACGGGGTCAGCGAGATCGAGGCGTTGGGGGTCAATACTGCGCAATACGCCAAGCGGTTCGCGCTGCGCTATCGCAACAACCATCCGTTGCCGCTGGACAGCTACCCGCTCAGCCGCGTGGCAGCCGGTGAAGAGTTCAGCGATGTGGTGGTGGAAGTCACCCCCGCCGCCGACGAAAACCGTAGCTGGGTGCACCGCTTGCGCAGCCTGGTGCTGACCGACACTCAGGGTGAGCCGGAGCTGCTGGTGCTGATCCTCAGCGATGCCACCGAGTGGGCCAGCGCCGAGCAGCGCTTCGAGAAAACCTTCAACGCCAACCCGGCGCCCGCCGTGATCTGCCGCTTGAGCGACCTGCGCTATATCAAGGTCAACCAGGGGTTTCTGGAAATGACCGGCTACAGCCGCGATCAGGTCATCGGGCGCTCGGTGTATGAACTGGACGTGCTGGAACAGGCCGAGCGCAAGGACCTGGCCATCCAGCGCCTGGGTGAAGGTGCAACCATCCCGCAGATGCAGGCCGAGCTGCGCCTGCCCGAAGGCGGCAGCAAACTGGTGATCGTCGCGGGCCAGCCGCTGGACATGAACGAGGAAGACTGCATGCTGTTTTCCTTTACCGACCTGGAGCCAAGGCGCAAGGCGGAAATTGCCCTGCGCCAGAGCGAGGAACGCTTTGCCAAATCGTTCCGCCTGACGCCGGTGCCGACCCTGGTGTGCAGCGCCGCCAACCGGCAGGTGGTGGATATCAACGAAGCGTTCATGAACATCACGGGCTACACCAGTGAAGAGCTGATCGGCAAGACCATCGAAGACATTCACTTCATCGACAATCCCCAGGCAGGCGCGCAGCTGTTTGCGACCCTGGAAAAAGCCGGCAACCTCGACGGCCTGGACCTCAAGGTGCGCAAAAAAGGCAGCGAGGTGATCGATTGCGTGGTCTCCGCCGACACGGTGCTGATCCAGGATGTGCCGTGCTATTTGCTGGTAATGATGAACATCACCGAACGCAAACGCTCGGAGCTGGAGCTGGTGGCGGCCATCGAGGAAGTGATGCAGGACGCCTCCTGGTTCAGCCAGACGCTGATCGAAAAACTGGCCAACGCCAAGAGTGTCAACAGCCCCAATTTGCCGAACGTGGCCTTCACTGACCTGACGGCCCGTGAACGCGATGTGCTGGGTTTGATCTGCGAAGGCCTGGCCGACAAGGAGATCGCCTCGCGCCTGAAACTGGCGCCCAACACCGTGCGTAACCACGTGGCCACGGTGTACTCCAAACTGGGGGTGCACAGCCGCAGTGCGGCGATTGTCTGGGCCCGTGAACGCGGGCTGTTCGCCGGGGAATTACGCGTAAAAAGCAAGAAATAA
- a CDS encoding MFS transporter: protein MLATIRNYPRTVNLLLSATLLLTLAKAITFPYLVIYLTRHFGLDITQVGLVIGSSLIVGSLLSVYGGFLVDRVNSYRLLLGLSALFVLGFIGTVVAQGIWLFYGCLILINLAYAVIDIAIKAGFASLLPEDARSEVFSIKYTLTNVGYAVGPFFGAMVAKVDISLPFVLSALLGLGFFLLYWRWGDRSLASVDATHKPLAFLAVGRVLLSDHRLVCFTFGGVLSAVVFGQFTAYLSQYLVTTTTAQYTYTVISAVLTTNAALVIALQYVIGRRISHRHLSQWLIAGLGMFMLGVIGFALATSVLWWVLAMAVFTVGEIIVFPAEYMFIDRIAPDHLRGMYYGAQNLSNLGAALGPVLCGLVLASLPAHYMFYMLGAFTVGGGVFYFMGASLKANHPT from the coding sequence ATGCTTGCCACCATCAGAAACTACCCGCGCACCGTTAACCTGTTGCTGTCCGCCACGTTACTGCTGACGTTGGCCAAGGCTATTACCTTTCCCTACCTGGTGATTTACCTCACCCGTCACTTCGGCCTCGACATTACTCAGGTCGGCTTGGTGATCGGCAGTTCGCTGATTGTCGGCTCATTGCTCAGCGTGTATGGCGGCTTTCTGGTGGACCGCGTGAACAGCTACAGGCTGTTGTTGGGCTTGAGCGCGCTGTTTGTGCTGGGGTTTATCGGCACCGTCGTGGCTCAGGGCATCTGGCTGTTCTACGGCTGCCTGATCCTGATCAACCTGGCCTATGCGGTCATCGACATCGCCATCAAGGCCGGCTTCGCCAGCTTGCTGCCCGAAGACGCGCGCAGCGAAGTGTTTTCCATCAAATACACCCTGACCAATGTCGGCTATGCCGTCGGCCCGTTCTTTGGCGCAATGGTGGCCAAGGTGGATATCAGCTTGCCTTTCGTCCTCTCGGCGCTCCTGGGCCTGGGGTTTTTCCTGCTGTACTGGCGCTGGGGTGATCGCAGCCTGGCCAGCGTCGATGCCACGCACAAACCGCTGGCGTTTCTCGCCGTCGGTCGTGTGCTGCTGAGCGACCATCGCCTGGTGTGTTTCACCTTTGGTGGCGTGCTCAGTGCAGTGGTGTTCGGTCAGTTCACGGCGTATCTGTCGCAGTACCTGGTGACAACCACCACCGCGCAATATACCTACACCGTGATCAGCGCCGTGCTCACCACCAACGCCGCACTGGTGATTGCCTTGCAGTATGTGATTGGCCGGCGCATCTCGCACCGCCACCTGAGCCAGTGGCTCATCGCTGGCCTGGGCATGTTTATGCTGGGGGTGATCGGCTTTGCCCTGGCCACCAGCGTGCTGTGGTGGGTGCTGGCGATGGCGGTATTTACCGTGGGGGAGATTATCGTGTTTCCGGCCGAGTACATGTTTATCGACCGAATCGCCCCTGACCACCTGCGCGGCATGTATTACGGGGCACAGAACCTGTCCAACCTGGGCGCCGCGCTGGGGCCGGTGTTGTGCGGGCTGGTGTTGGCCAGCCTGCCGGCCCACTACATGTTTTACATGCTGGGGGCGTTTACCGTCGGTGGTGGGGTGTTCTATTTCATGGGTGCGTCGTTGAAGGCAAATCATCCAACGTGA
- a CDS encoding PhzF family phenazine biosynthesis protein — protein sequence MTPEVHLVNVFCAAPHGGNPAPTVVLADGMSDADMQQVARAYGHECGFVFAAPVGSDFDFALRFWVPNHEMQMCGHATVGAIWLLDRLGLLHKQQLALWTLSGRVDARVIDAGTPQVQVEISQPKGQVDTLGDADVEADILSVLGITANELAPLPIQNACTSRVKTLIALKNVAVLDSLKPDYRRIEQLCERIGSTGLYPYAASDLEGRQFDARQFPKSSGYPEDAATGIAAAALAFGLLENQLVSADERLVHIRQGRAMGRPSQISLRFRRDAAGQVQGCWLGGPVEFAQAHS from the coding sequence ATGACGCCCGAGGTTCACCTGGTCAATGTATTTTGCGCCGCCCCGCACGGCGGCAACCCGGCGCCCACGGTGGTGCTGGCAGATGGCATGAGCGATGCGGACATGCAGCAGGTCGCCCGCGCCTATGGGCATGAATGTGGTTTTGTGTTCGCCGCCCCCGTGGGCAGCGACTTCGATTTTGCCCTGCGGTTCTGGGTGCCCAACCACGAAATGCAGATGTGCGGCCACGCCACGGTTGGCGCCATCTGGTTGCTGGACCGGCTCGGCCTGTTGCACAAGCAGCAACTGGCGCTCTGGACCTTGAGTGGGCGGGTCGATGCGCGCGTGATTGACGCAGGTACGCCACAGGTTCAGGTCGAAATCAGTCAGCCCAAGGGCCAGGTCGACACCCTGGGCGATGCCGATGTCGAAGCCGACATTCTCTCGGTGCTGGGCATCACCGCCAACGAACTGGCGCCGTTGCCGATTCAGAACGCCTGCACCAGCCGTGTGAAAACCCTGATCGCGCTCAAAAACGTGGCGGTGCTGGACAGCCTCAAGCCCGACTATCGCCGTATTGAGCAACTGTGCGAGCGCATCGGCTCCACCGGCCTGTACCCCTACGCGGCGTCCGATCTTGAAGGCCGACAGTTCGATGCACGGCAATTTCCCAAGTCTTCTGGCTACCCCGAAGACGCTGCTACCGGCATCGCCGCCGCCGCGCTGGCGTTTGGCCTGCTGGAAAATCAGCTGGTCAGCGCCGATGAGCGCCTGGTGCATATTCGCCAGGGCAGGGCGATGGGGCGGCCGTCGCAGATTTCCCTGCGGTTTCGCCGGGATGCGGCGGGGCAGGTTCAAGGGTGCTGGCTGGGTGGGCCGGTGGAATTTGCCCAGGCGCATTCATGA
- a CDS encoding AraC family transcriptional regulator, with translation MRDIYSVFNANDTYETSAHAHDAFMLMVPERGVLRFKDEDSGRSAVLNRQFVCVPPQRSHSSSSLTARQGHLALYVDPDYMRYALRDLAGDANRLLRAPTLGIWQTSAPLHPLLLAKKALSQPDPFVDRRRQLAQVDHLLLLECLTISLSQPSLQRSCTERHGAMLVRDVKAYVEGNLEQAPGLDELAAVFHLSRRHLTRLFALHTGETVLAFAQRLRVERAQTLLRHTRMSVLEIAHSVGYESPSHLAHVFRRVLGRSPDEWRRG, from the coding sequence ATGCGTGATATCTACAGCGTCTTCAACGCCAACGACACCTATGAAACGTCGGCCCACGCCCATGACGCGTTCATGCTGATGGTGCCCGAGCGTGGTGTGTTGCGCTTCAAGGATGAAGACAGCGGGCGCAGCGCGGTGCTCAACCGCCAGTTCGTGTGCGTGCCGCCGCAGCGCAGCCATTCCTCCTCATCACTCACTGCCCGCCAGGGCCACCTGGCGTTGTACGTCGACCCTGACTACATGCGTTACGCGCTGCGCGATCTGGCCGGGGACGCCAACCGCCTGCTGCGTGCGCCCACCCTGGGCATCTGGCAAACCTCTGCGCCGCTGCACCCTCTGTTGCTGGCGAAGAAAGCCTTGAGCCAACCCGACCCCTTCGTTGATCGCCGCCGCCAACTGGCCCAGGTCGATCACTTGTTACTGCTCGAATGCCTGACGATTAGCCTCAGCCAGCCAAGCCTGCAACGCTCCTGCACAGAGCGCCATGGCGCCATGCTGGTACGTGACGTGAAAGCGTATGTCGAGGGCAATCTTGAGCAGGCGCCGGGGCTGGACGAATTGGCTGCGGTGTTTCATCTGTCGCGTCGGCACCTGACCCGCTTGTTTGCCTTGCACACTGGCGAGACGGTGCTGGCGTTCGCGCAGCGCTTGCGTGTGGAGCGCGCACAAACCCTGCTGCGGCATACGCGCATGTCGGTGCTGGAGATCGCCCACAGCGTCGGCTACGAATCACCGTCGCACCTGGCCCACGTGTTTCGGCGGGTGCTGGGCAGGTCGCCGGATGAGTGGCGGCGCGGCTGA
- a CDS encoding DUF1652 domain-containing protein: MFTLSQLRNCIEEGLSPLTCEFTLCRDASLTLKVFDAQTGRVDLVVTGISTNRLQTPQEVEKMVEELRYELQSNNVGKLTLDDLPSTTHP, from the coding sequence ATGTTCACCCTTTCTCAACTGCGCAATTGCATCGAAGAAGGCCTGTCGCCGCTGACCTGCGAGTTCACCTTGTGCCGGGACGCTTCACTGACCCTCAAGGTGTTCGACGCCCAGACCGGTCGGGTCGACCTGGTGGTGACCGGGATCAGCACCAACCGGCTGCAGACCCCGCAGGAAGTGGAAAAAATGGTGGAAGAGCTGCGCTACGAATTGCAAAGCAACAACGTCGGCAAGCTCACGTTGGATGATTTGCCTTCAACGACGCACCCATGA